CAGCAAATGATTTTGCAGGTAGCCTGGCCGTACATACCAACCACCTTAACCGATCTGTAAAAGAGATGACGGGCTTAACCACCAGTCAGCATATTTCAGGGCGGATTTTGAAGGAAGCTCAGGCTTTGCTGAAACATACTGACTGGAGTATTGCCCAGATAGCATCGGGTTTAGGCTTTGAGGAGCCTGCCTATTTTACAAATTTTTTCAAGAAACATACTTCTTCTTCGCCGGGAATGGCAAGGAGCGCTGTTTAATAACCGTTATTTTTCTATTGGTCACAAAACGACATTAAATAGACAAATTTGTCTATTTAACAATATACCTTTGCTTCATGACAAAGCAAAGAGGCCAGATTGTAACCGACAAGATATTAGATACCGCCGAACGCCTGTTTTACGGGCAGGGCTATAATGCCACCGGTATAAACCAGGTAATTGAAGAGGCCGATATCGCCAAAGCCTCGTTATACAAACACTTCGAATCAAAAGCCGACCTGATGCTGGGCTACATGCAGCGCTATCATCAGCAATGGCTTAGCCGGATAGAAACCTGCATCAACCAGATTGCCGATCCCAAAGAAAAAATACTGGCTATTTTTGATCATCACGCCGAAAGGCAGAAATACCGCGACTTTGGCGGCTGCCCATTTATTAAAGCCAACAACGAAGCCGGCAGCACTGACCCGCGCATACAGGCCGAAATACAACAGGCTAAGCAACAATTTAAGGATATTTTAAAACAGTTGGTAAACCAAACCAATCACAAACATATACTGAGCGATGCCGAACTCGCCGAGCTCATTTACCTGCTTATAGAGGGCGGTGTTGCCGCCGGATCTGTATTTAAGCAGGCTACCGACCTTCAAAACGCAAAACAAATCATTCAACAATTTATCTGATCATGACAAAGCAACATAATAAATGGTTAGAACTGGCTATCGTTCTCTCGGCGCCGCTTCTATCAGTAATAGATGTTTTTATAATTAACGTAGCAGCGCCATCCATTAAAAAAGGCGTGCACGCTACAGATGCCGAAATACAATTGGTTATTGCCGGTTATCTGCTGGGGTATGCTGCCTTCCTGATTACCGGCGGCAGGGCCGGCGACCACTTCGGGCGTAAAAAAGTATTTTTTTGGGGGATGCTGGCTTTCACTGTAGCTTCCTGCCTGTGCGGGCTATCAACAACGCCATTACAACTTAACATCACCCGCTTTTTTCAGGGACTGAGTGCCTCGTTTATGGTACTGCAAACCATCGCCTTTATCCAGATCCTGTTTACCGATGTTAAAGAGCGTGCCAAAGCCATAGGCATGTTTGGCATCACCCTGGGCGTAGCTGCTGTTACCGGGCAGGTATTAGGCGGTTATTTATCAGATACCCACTGGACTGTTGCGGGCTGGCGATTGATATTTTTTATTAACCTGCCCATAGGCATCGCCACACTATGGGCAACCTACAAATACGTTAACGAAACCAAGGTTAATCAGGGCAGCAAATTTGATTACTCGGGTATAATGATCCTTACGCTGGCTCTGTTTAACCTGATATTCCCTTTGATAGAAGGCCGCGAAAAAGGCTGGCCTTTATGGAGTATTGCATTGCTCGTTTCATCTGTAGCAGTATTTATATATTTTGTACGCGATCAAAACAAAAAACTGGCGAACAATGCCAACCCGCTTATTGATATGCGGGTTTTCAGGATCAAGGATTTCAATATCGGGCTTATCGCGGTGCTATTCCATTTTATGCTGCATACTTCGTACCTGCTGCTTAGTGCGGTTTACCTGCAAAACGGATTAAAGGTATCAGCGCTTGATTGTGGTTTGTATTTTATTTTGCCTGGGGTGTTGTTCACTGCCTCATCTGTAATGGCGTCTAAACTTATTGTGAGGTTTGGCAAACGCGTACTGCAGGTTGGCGTGGTTATTTTGGCGGCCGCATTTATTTTGCAGCTGCTATTATTAAAACCAGGAGCTCCGGCATCGCTTATTGTTTTACTGATGGGTACCTGGGGTTTTGGCAATGGCATGGTATTGCCATCGCTGCTCAATATCGCCCTTAAAAGCGTACCAACTGAATATGCCGGTGCGGCCGCGGGTATTTACTCTACTTTTCAGCAAACTGCTTCGGCATTGGGGGTGAGTATTATTGGTGGGATCTTTTTTTATTTTGCCAAAGATGGATGGCAGGCGGCTTATCACTCCGGCATTATTGCCATATTGGTTTGTACCGGGTTGGTAGGCTTGATGCTGTATTTACTACCGGAGGGTAAAGAGTACGAATGTTTTTTCTGAATTTTTCATTTATTAATTATTTTAAATTGTTGGACGCAAATTTCTTGCTCCCACATATTTTTCTAAATGGACAATTGTAGTTATACAGTGGATTTTTGAAAAATGAAGGGTATTAGTGTACAGCAAGAGTTTGTGCAGTAATAAAGCAAGGAAGTTGATCAAGCTGTAGTACCAAAAGCTCTCCAGTGAAGAATACATCAGTCCCGATAAAGCAAGCAGCCAAGGGCTTGTTACAAGGTATTTTCAGTTTAACTTAGGTGTTTAAAATTAATTTTATAAAATCGTTATTGAAAATCTGTTCAACTATTTTCTGAGAGGTAACCGGCTCTTGTAGCGGATGTTGCTGAAAAATATCTTTGTTCAAGTCTTCAATTGTATTTGAAATTGACAGGGCGTTGTGTTCTGATACTTCGTAAATTTTTTTCTTATAACGAGTATTGAATACCAAATTGTCGGGGTCAACAAAGCCAGCTGCTATGTTTGCCCTGGTCTTTTTTGCACACCTGCATGGGTTAGCCTTGTTCACTAATCCACATCTTTCGTTCATCCAATTATATAAGTCTTGCCTTGCTCTCATCAAGCGTATCCTAAAATTACCCGCAGAGATCCCCAAAATTTCAGAGCCTAAATTGTGGTCAATTTCAAACATTTCTCCCAGGATATAGATCATTCTTTGTTCCCGGTCAAGGCAGAGCAGCATGCCTGCTGTGCAATTAATCCTGATTTCCTCTATCGAGTCTGCAAGATCATTTTCCTCATTCGTTGTTAAGGTATGATTAGGGATTTTATCAATTGAATCAAAGTAGGTTTCGAAATCTTGTGTTTGTAATTTAGCCTTACTATTTTTTGTGTTTAGAAAATGATTTACCGTAATTCGGTACAACCAGGTTCTGAATTTACTTTTGCCTTCAAATTTCGTTAAAGCCGTAATGGCTTTAATAAATACCTCCTGTGTTAAATCTTCTGCATCTTCAACACTCTTCGTCATTTTTAAGGCAAGGTTGTATATAAATACCTGATGCCTGATGATCAAATTTTGCAACGCTTTTTTATCGCCACTTACAGCCAATTTAACCAGATCGGTATCTACGTGGTCGGTATAATTGAGTTGAAAAGGATTTTCCATACGATAATATAAAACCAACTGGAAAGCGTAAAGTTCCCAGTTGACTAAATTTATAGGTTAAATTTGATTGATACCGCCATCTACGGCTATTTCGTGTCCGGTAATATACGATGCGTCGGTTGAGGCAAGGAATAATACCGCTTTTGCCACTTCCTCCGGCTGTCCAAATCTTTTTAGCGCTGTTTGGTTGGTTATTACCTCGGCAGCACCTTGCAGGATCTTATCCGGCAATCCAATTTTACCCCAAAAAGGCGTACCTATAGGGCCGGGACTTACCGCATTTACCCTGATTCCCCGCGGTGCAAGTTCGGCGCTTGCAACACGTACAACTGAACGAAGCGCGGCCTTGCTGGCGCTTAATAAACTACTTCCGCCAAAGCCAATTTCATTTAACCAGGAGGTGGTAATGATTACCGAAGCATTTGGGTTCAAGTGTGCAATAGCCTTTTGCAGAGAAAAATACGCCCCTTTCAGGTTTACGCTAACCATTTCGTCAAAAAAGGTTTCTGATGTTTCAGCGATTGGTGCCAATTTTCCTTGTCCTACATTTACGAAAACAACATCAATCCCACCGAATTTTGATTTTGTTTCGGAATATAATTTTTCCAGATCGGTTAGGTTAGTCACATCGCCCTGAATTCCATAACTCATAGCACCCAGCTCTCTTGTTGCTTCATCAAGCGCCTGTTGATTTCGCCCGAATATGACAACCTTTGCACCATTTGCAATAAATTCTTTAGCTGTTGCTAAACCAATTCCACTGCCACCGCCTGTTATTACAGCAACTTTGTTTGTTAATTTTTCCATTTTTTAAAGTTTGATAGCAACCTCATTGTTACTGAATTTTTTGACAAGCAAAAAATAGACGTGTTACAAAACGCTATCAACCGTATCCCAAACAGGGCGACTTACCTGTTTATTTGGAACGTTCCAAATGGCAGCAAAACCAATCAAAACAAGCAAAATTATACACTGATTATTAATTACTTAGATAGACAATCTCACCCCGAAACAAAAAAGAAATTTGACGTACCGAACAAGGTGCATTTTTTTGATATAACTTGAAAAAATTGGGGTATAAGCAAAAAAAAGCCTTTCAAATTACTTTGAAAAGGCTTTTTACCTGGCATGGCTTTAGTCGCCCTGCCTTTACAAATTCCGAGCCCTTTTTCTGTATGAGTTGAGATTGTTGGCGAATTTAATTTTATAACTTCATCATAAAATTATGGCGAAGAAAAAAACAACTCTACCAAAAGATTTTGAAGAACTGTTAAGCACAGCTACGTTTCAGGAGCTTAAAGATATTTTCAATAAATGTGATGTTGATGCACGCGGCGGCTATGGCAAACAAACCGCATTAGCATATAACAGTTGCTCTCACGAGTTAGCAAAATGGCTGGTTGAACAGGGCGCAGATTTACACGCCGCAGATACATGGGGAAATACACCGCTGCATAATCGGTCGCGCAGCCGGTTAGGTAATATAGAAAGCTTATTATTATTGGGAGCAGATGTGAATTACAGAGATAATCAAAACAATATGCCTATCCATGCTGCAGCCGATGCTCATCAAATTGAAAGTACAAGGCTCCTGTTGGCATATGGCAGCAAAACTGATGCATTAAATTCCAACGATAATACACCTTTGGAACAAGCGCTTTTAACGTGCCGCAACATAGATATCAAAGCTACCACTGAAATTTCCAAATTGCATTTGAAAGCTGGCGTTGGAATTACCACAAAGATGAAGAAACTTGTTGCCGAAATTGGTAAACAATTTGAGTTTCATCGAGCAAACTTTAACAAAGAAAACATTGCCGAGTTTGATCTTGCGCTTGATGAACTATATAAAATATTTGGCGTTGAACCTGTAGGTAAACGTGTTTTACACGACGGTAAATCTCAAATTGAAATAAAAGGAAAAACCTGGCAAGAACAGCATCAGGAACTTTGGGAGCTGCTGGTACCCTCAAACGGCCCGGCAGAAACGATTCAAGGAGAAATAATTCGCGTTACCGGCCGAATTGCTAATGAGTTGGAAGGAAATGGGGGAATCAACTGGGATGCAGACTATAAAAAAATGACAGATAAATTTATTGAGCTTATCAAACAGGGAAAACAACTTCCTGATGGTGAACTTTTGGAAGCGGAAGAAATTATCATTCAAATAAAACAAAAAAATGGTGATACCGCACGCTTGTGTGAACTTGGCGTTAAGTGGGTCATTGATAATCCTGTTCCGGTGAAACTGTCACCAGTTGATTACAAAAGATAAGCTCTTTTGTTAAAAAACTGACCTTGGGTTTGGAAAAAAAAAGACTGTCCTTTTTGAGACAGTCTTTTTTATAAAATAGAATTTGACATTTTATCCCATGTGGAAAAATCTGTCGGGATGGCAGGATTCGAACCTGCGGCCTCCACATCCCAAATGTGGCGCGATACCGGGCTACGCTACATCCCGTTTGGCTTTCGCCGGGTATTTTAAATTCCCCAATCAGAAAATAAAACCCTCTAAACTTTCGATTTAGAGGGTTTTTGATACTTGGTATCGCTTTTGTCGGGATGGCAGGATTCGAACCTGCGGCCTCCACATCCCAAATGTGGCGCGATACCGGGCTACGCTACATCCCGTCTCCCTGATTGGGTGTGCAAAAGTAGGATTTTTAATCAAGTTGCAAAATTTTTTTTCAAAGAATTTCCTTACAATTTCGTAACATACTCATTAGCAAAATTTTTAGTCTTTTATTTTTTTATTGCATGACAGTGCAGCCGGGCAAATTGCAGGCAAATCTTTCCTTTTTAAATAATAAGCCGATATTTATACAGTAAATGACCAATCAGTTACCTAAAATATACCTTTACCGGCGTTTGGTGCAGGCCAAACTGTTCATCGACAGCAATTATCACGAAGCTATCGATCTGGATGCTATTGCCGATGAGGCTTATTTTTCCAAATTCCACTTTATCAGGTTGTTTAAAGGCATTTATGGCAAAACCCCGCACCAATACCTCATCACGGTGCGCATTGACAATGCCTGCCTGCTGTTAAAAAAGAGCATTGCAGTTAGCGAGGTTTGTTATGCCGTAGGCTTCGACAGCGTTACCTCATTCTCGGCGCTGTTTAAAAAAGTTACCCATTATTCGCCCGCTGCCTATCAGCAATCCGAGCTTAAACGCCAGCAGGAAATGCAGCAAATACCCCTCAAATATATCCCCAACTGTTTTGCCATGGAAAAGGACTGGCTGCAAAACCGCAATTTTCAATAAGCTTTTGTTTACCCTAAACCCGATGTTTGGATCATCAAAACAAAACACCAATGATAACCAAACTTAACCATGTTAGCGTATTTGTACTGGACCAGGACAGCGCTTACGATTTTTATGTAAACAAACTGGGCTTTAAAGTGAACACCGATGCACCCATGGGCCCCGGCATGCGCTGGCTTACCGTTTGCCCGCCCGAACAGCCCGAACTGGAAATTTCACTGATGCTGATTTCGGCCGGGATGATGTTCGATGAGCATTCGGCCAACCAAATGCGCGAGTTGGTAAGCCGCGGCACCTTCGGCTTCGGTGTGTTTGAGTGTAATAACTTAATGGCAACCTACGAAGAGCTGAAAGCCAAAGGCGTTGAATTTACAAAAGCTCCTACCAAAGAGTTTTATGGGTACGAAGCTTTGTTTAAAGATGATTCGGGTAACTGGTTTTCTCTGGGAGAAAAGAAAAGCTGATCATATTATTACACAAAGACGCTACGACGCCAAGATTTATTTTTGCGGCTTAGCGTCTCTGCGCAAATCAAGTGCTTTGCACATGGCACAAAACCACCCTTAATATGGCACAAATACCAAGGTGAGATCCCCTGCTTTTCCATCGACATTTGTATAAACAAACTCTTAAAACGTTATGGAAAACGCCACATTTATAAACAATCAAACCGAAGCCCGTTCTGCTTTAAAAGCTGAATTTGAACATACGGCATCGTCGCTCTTAACCACTTTGGCTGGTTTTAAACCGGAACAAATTAATACCGAAATAACAGCAAACAGCTGGACAGCCGGACAGGTTGCCGAACACTTGTTTAAATCTGCGGTTGGCATCCCACCCCTGTTTGCCGGAAATACCGAACCTGCGCAGCGCGATCCTGCCGAAAAGAAACAAACGCTCAGGGATATCTTTCTTGATTTTAATGCGAGGTATAAAGCGGCACCCAACATAGTACCATCAAACGGCCCGCATAAAAAGGCCGAAGTTATTGCCGCGCTGGAGGCAGTTATCCCCCAGATTAAAGAGATCATCAACACACAGGATCTGTTTGCCCTTTGTACAGATGTTGATGTACCCATGCTGGGCAAAATGACCCGGTTGGAGTGGCTGTACCTGGTATGCTACCACACCCAAAGGCACATTCACCAGTTAGAAAACATCAGGCAGGCTTTGTGAGGTTTTAAATGATGCCTGTTTTGCACCCACATTATTTTTTCCATTGTGTATGAGCAGCCACAACAAAGCCACAAGTGCATAAACGCTCAAAACAATAAGCGACAGGATGTTTACCGAAGCTTCGGCAGCCTGTTTGTTCATAAATAATGTAAGGATAGACAGGCCAACACCTGCTCCCAAAAAATAGGTGGTGGTACCTATGCTTGATGCCAGGCCATAATGCTGTTTAGGGATATTTTTAACCGCCAGTACAGATAGGCTGGTAAAACAGATGGTCATCCCCAGGCCGGATATAAATGCTGCCGATAAAAGCATCAGCGGCAGCGAATAACCGGCAAAAACAGCGCAGATTAAAGCCAGTCCGCCGGTTAGCATGCAGGCCATTCCTAATACGCCGGTTTGTTCGGTAGTAAGGCGTTTCATAATGCCGGGCAGCATAAATTTGGCGACAACCGCAGACAGGATACTGAAGGGTACCAGCAAAAGCCCGGCTTTGGCCGATGTAAAATGCAGATCTTTTTGCAGCAATAACGAGATAATAAACAGGTAGCCTGTAAAAAATGCGCCCAACAATATAAATACACCATTGGCTATAACGGTAGTTGGCGCTTTGAAAACCGACAGGTCAATAAGCGGATTACTGCCGCGCATTAACCTAAGGTAAAGGATCCGCATGCATACGGTGACACCGGTCGCACAAACTACTATTAAGGGGTATTGCTGCCTGATGTCGCCCAGTTGGTGCACACCGAAGCTTAGCATTAGCAAACCGGCCACCAGCAAAAGCCCCGAAAGCAGATCGGGTGCGGGCTGTTTTTCTTTGGGCGAGTCATCGGCCAGGTAAAACCAGCCTAATGTAATTACGAGCGCCAGTATGGGTACATTGATCAGGAAAACCCAGTGCCAGCCCAGGTAAGTACTGATAATCCCTCCTATTGAAAGCCCGCTGCCCGAACCCACCGCAGCAAATGAGCTGAAGATGCCTATGGCTTTGCTCCGCTCCCGTTCTTCTACAAACGTATGCGTAACGATGGAAAGTGCCGAGGGCATAATTAAAGCGGCCGCCAAACCCTGCACCGCCCTCGAAATGGCGAGCATCAAAAATGTATCCGACAGACCTGCACTTAAGGACGTAAGCAAAAACAGTATAGCCCCGGCAATAAATGTAACTCTCGGCCCCTTTACATCCGATAGCTTTCCGCCAATGATCAGGAAACCACCATACAGCAAAACATACAAAGTTTGCAGCCATTGCACCTTATCATTACTTACAAAAAACTGCTGTTGAATTGCAGGTATGGTGAGGTTGATAATAGCTATATCAAGGGCTTCGACAAATACCGCCAGCGAGGCGATAACCACGATGCTGTTCTTATTTTGTGTCATTTTATATCGATATTGTTCCGGCAAAATTATACCAGTAGAAATTAATAGTGTTATTTATTATAATTTTGGAACACAACGAATGCAAACGCAACGTTAACAGAACAAACATATCATCATCCATAATTTATGGCAGCCCAAACAGAACAAGAAAAAACAGCCCTGCAGCTTGACCAAAAAGACTATGAAATTTTACGGCTTATAGAACGCAATGCCAAACTTACCGTGCGTGAAATTGCGGTTAAAATAAACCTGAGCCCTACCCCTACCCACGAGCGCATTAAACGCCTTGAAAAATGGGGCGCCATAAAAAATTATACCGCCATTTTAGATAAGCGCATGCTTAACAAACGCATTATGGTAATTTGTATGGTAACCCTGCGCGAACACAGCCGCAAAGCCGGCGCCGATTTTATTAATGCCGTATTGGAGTTTGACGAGGTGATTGAATGCTACAACATATCCGGCGATTTTGATTTTATGCTTAAAATAGTATCAGAAAGTATGGATAGCTATCACTCATTTTTTGTGAATAAACTAAGCGAGGTGAAAGGTATAGGCCATTCAAAAAGCACCTTTGTGATGGACATTATCAAGGAAACTACTTTTTTACTGTAACCGGATGAAACAGTATGTATTTTAACGCGTTAAAACCAGGGTTGCGGTAGGTATTAATCGGGTCATTTTTTTTGTTTGTCGATTAATTGCGGGCAATGATTAAACTTATTATATTTTTGAAACCAACTTTTACAGGCCTTATCCCGTATTTATTATTGACCGCTAAAACGGATCTGTATGACAAAAAAAATTTTACTATCTCTGCCGAAGTTGTTCGGTTTCCTGTTTATCATTTTAGCTTTTAACTCCTGTAAAAAGGATAAAACCACCACACCGCAAAAACCTACTGTAAATCCGGTTACGCTGGGTTTGTATGAGTATGCCAGCGGCGTAAATAAAAGGATCTTTTTACCGGTTACCCAGGTAGGCACCAAGGCAGTTACCTATTATACTGTGTTCGATACCGGTTCATCGGGCATGACACTTGATGCTGATGGAATTTTACCGGCATCTATGATCACCTCATCAGGAATCCAGGTTACGGGCGACTCGGTAGTGGTAAACGGTATTACCGTTACCAAAACCACAGGCATCATAAGTTTTGGCGACAACCTTAGCGGTACTAAAGAATACGGCAACCTTGCCTATGCCAATATCACCATAGGCGATCAGCTGGGTAACCTCAGCCTCAAGCGGGTACCCTTTTTTCTTTACTATAAAATAGTTGATAACAATAACAATAAATTCCCGGCCCACTCCAGCGATGTGTTTGGCGTTGGCCCCGGTACAAGTTATGTAATCAGCCAGATTCAAAGTCCGCTGCAGTATTTTGAAACGGGGAGCAATCTTACGGGAGGGTTTAAACTGGCTACCTTAAATAAAAGCATGTTCAGCACTGCCGGCAACTATGTTAGCAACCTGTTAACCATCGGCCTTACCAATACCGATCTGTCTTCATCCGGCTTTATTATGCATGGGCTCAGCAGGTTTAACGTAGGCGGGTATTCGCCCAACATCCCTGCAACTATAAGCTACAGCGGCAAAACCATTGCAGCAACGGTGCTTTTTGATACCGGCACACCATCAACCACTGTAATTGAAGATAAACTGGCAACAACGGCCATAGGGAACCTGCCTGCAAACTCGACAGTTACGGTAACTACCAACCAGGGCTTTGTTTACACCTATACCACCACCAGCACTTCAAACCTTACCGAGGTACAAAACCCTGCAAATACCGGCGACAGCCGCACCATTTTCAGCCTCGATTTTTTCATCAGCAATGAATACCTAACAGATTACGGCAACCACCGCATAGGGTTGAAGAATAATTAAGACTATAAAAGGCAGACGCTATCTTTTAAAAAGTTTGCCTTTTAATAACTTATCCATTACCTCGTCGTAAAAACTCAGCCCTATACTAATCCTGGTACCGTTAACATTAATCATATTACCTTCAATATTGTTAATTAAGTCGGCATTAACAATGTAACTTTTGTGCACCTGGATAAACTTTTCGGCAGGTAATTTCTCCTCAATTCCTTTAACGGTTAGGTAAACCACCAGTTTTTTATGCAGCGTGTAAAGCGTAACGTAATTGGCCATTGCTTCAATATAAACCAGCTCGTTATATAACACCCGTTCTATTTTACCATCGCACTTCACATAAAAATGATCAGCTTCATTTTTA
The sequence above is a segment of the Mucilaginibacter celer genome. Coding sequences within it:
- a CDS encoding MFS transporter, producing the protein MTKQHNKWLELAIVLSAPLLSVIDVFIINVAAPSIKKGVHATDAEIQLVIAGYLLGYAAFLITGGRAGDHFGRKKVFFWGMLAFTVASCLCGLSTTPLQLNITRFFQGLSASFMVLQTIAFIQILFTDVKERAKAIGMFGITLGVAAVTGQVLGGYLSDTHWTVAGWRLIFFINLPIGIATLWATYKYVNETKVNQGSKFDYSGIMILTLALFNLIFPLIEGREKGWPLWSIALLVSSVAVFIYFVRDQNKKLANNANPLIDMRVFRIKDFNIGLIAVLFHFMLHTSYLLLSAVYLQNGLKVSALDCGLYFILPGVLFTASSVMASKLIVRFGKRVLQVGVVILAAAFILQLLLLKPGAPASLIVLLMGTWGFGNGMVLPSLLNIALKSVPTEYAGAAAGIYSTFQQTASALGVSIIGGIFFYFAKDGWQAAYHSGIIAILVCTGLVGLMLYLLPEGKEYECFF
- a CDS encoding helix-turn-helix domain-containing protein, yielding MTNQLPKIYLYRRLVQAKLFIDSNYHEAIDLDAIADEAYFSKFHFIRLFKGIYGKTPHQYLITVRIDNACLLLKKSIAVSEVCYAVGFDSVTSFSALFKKVTHYSPAAYQQSELKRQQEMQQIPLKYIPNCFAMEKDWLQNRNFQ
- a CDS encoding TetR/AcrR family transcriptional regulator, giving the protein MTKQRGQIVTDKILDTAERLFYGQGYNATGINQVIEEADIAKASLYKHFESKADLMLGYMQRYHQQWLSRIETCINQIADPKEKILAIFDHHAERQKYRDFGGCPFIKANNEAGSTDPRIQAEIQQAKQQFKDILKQLVNQTNHKHILSDAELAELIYLLIEGGVAAGSVFKQATDLQNAKQIIQQFI
- a CDS encoding VOC family protein, with amino-acid sequence MITKLNHVSVFVLDQDSAYDFYVNKLGFKVNTDAPMGPGMRWLTVCPPEQPELEISLMLISAGMMFDEHSANQMRELVSRGTFGFGVFECNNLMATYEELKAKGVEFTKAPTKEFYGYEALFKDDSGNWFSLGEKKS
- a CDS encoding SDR family oxidoreductase, with the translated sequence MEKLTNKVAVITGGGSGIGLATAKEFIANGAKVVIFGRNQQALDEATRELGAMSYGIQGDVTNLTDLEKLYSETKSKFGGIDVVFVNVGQGKLAPIAETSETFFDEMVSVNLKGAYFSLQKAIAHLNPNASVIITTSWLNEIGFGGSSLLSASKAALRSVVRVASAELAPRGIRVNAVSPGPIGTPFWGKIGLPDKILQGAAEVITNQTALKRFGQPEEVAKAVLFLASTDASYITGHEIAVDGGINQI
- a CDS encoding MFS transporter — encoded protein: MTQNKNSIVVIASLAVFVEALDIAIINLTIPAIQQQFFVSNDKVQWLQTLYVLLYGGFLIIGGKLSDVKGPRVTFIAGAILFLLTSLSAGLSDTFLMLAISRAVQGLAAALIMPSALSIVTHTFVEERERSKAIGIFSSFAAVGSGSGLSIGGIISTYLGWHWVFLINVPILALVITLGWFYLADDSPKEKQPAPDLLSGLLLVAGLLMLSFGVHQLGDIRQQYPLIVVCATGVTVCMRILYLRLMRGSNPLIDLSVFKAPTTVIANGVFILLGAFFTGYLFIISLLLQKDLHFTSAKAGLLLVPFSILSAVVAKFMLPGIMKRLTTEQTGVLGMACMLTGGLALICAVFAGYSLPLMLLSAAFISGLGMTICFTSLSVLAVKNIPKQHYGLASSIGTTTYFLGAGVGLSILTLFMNKQAAEASVNILSLIVLSVYALVALLWLLIHNGKNNVGAKQASFKTSQSLPDVF
- a CDS encoding ankyrin repeat domain-containing protein → MAKKKTTLPKDFEELLSTATFQELKDIFNKCDVDARGGYGKQTALAYNSCSHELAKWLVEQGADLHAADTWGNTPLHNRSRSRLGNIESLLLLGADVNYRDNQNNMPIHAAADAHQIESTRLLLAYGSKTDALNSNDNTPLEQALLTCRNIDIKATTEISKLHLKAGVGITTKMKKLVAEIGKQFEFHRANFNKENIAEFDLALDELYKIFGVEPVGKRVLHDGKSQIEIKGKTWQEQHQELWELLVPSNGPAETIQGEIIRVTGRIANELEGNGGINWDADYKKMTDKFIELIKQGKQLPDGELLEAEEIIIQIKQKNGDTARLCELGVKWVIDNPVPVKLSPVDYKR
- a CDS encoding Lrp/AsnC family transcriptional regulator produces the protein MAAQTEQEKTALQLDQKDYEILRLIERNAKLTVREIAVKINLSPTPTHERIKRLEKWGAIKNYTAILDKRMLNKRIMVICMVTLREHSRKAGADFINAVLEFDEVIECYNISGDFDFMLKIVSESMDSYHSFFVNKLSEVKGIGHSKSTFVMDIIKETTFLL
- a CDS encoding DinB family protein; its protein translation is MENATFINNQTEARSALKAEFEHTASSLLTTLAGFKPEQINTEITANSWTAGQVAEHLFKSAVGIPPLFAGNTEPAQRDPAEKKQTLRDIFLDFNARYKAAPNIVPSNGPHKKAEVIAALEAVIPQIKEIINTQDLFALCTDVDVPMLGKMTRLEWLYLVCYHTQRHIHQLENIRQAL
- a CDS encoding RNA polymerase sigma factor, with product MENPFQLNYTDHVDTDLVKLAVSGDKKALQNLIIRHQVFIYNLALKMTKSVEDAEDLTQEVFIKAITALTKFEGKSKFRTWLYRITVNHFLNTKNSKAKLQTQDFETYFDSIDKIPNHTLTTNEENDLADSIEEIRINCTAGMLLCLDREQRMIYILGEMFEIDHNLGSEILGISAGNFRIRLMRARQDLYNWMNERCGLVNKANPCRCAKKTRANIAAGFVDPDNLVFNTRYKKKIYEVSEHNALSISNTIEDLNKDIFQQHPLQEPVTSQKIVEQIFNNDFIKLILNT